Proteins from one Ahaetulla prasina isolate Xishuangbanna chromosome 2, ASM2864084v1, whole genome shotgun sequence genomic window:
- the TEX15 gene encoding testis-expressed protein 15 isoform X3, with amino-acid sequence MEPKMEVIRKNMKGLFLVDQNCLKKFTIPKKPPDKDFLTECFANQRDYNEIKQRLNENCLDIQCHLESLWQFHKIEMVHNKDLEEEFIAKRTELREEGKQDKELSSFLVVSRNEVPQICQNGLCTSDFKREINIMKELGNPQLGVYLFRYIDIALNYASKHSFPVENIIIFRVLLGKVKKVQPPKGQKKILLDPTPNFNCHMSRIHPSLNDSLEDQATRSLIYFYEYNEHSKPVDKPRQCLPYAVIHVNSVNQKGGADSFLTSLKCKLKRLPKHTGGVIPLENCTRVTRIGKSQLIYEHFRKPLETYVSGEVSSFSKSLQNWNDSEDNNHCEKKKHKPATRWDLTQTKANIPCKSGMEASRSIRGEHVGDNNTSLKINPEDFSDWEIGSSTVTTSRLIKDPRLTRREQNVLKQNEELTMKPSFCNDTSISTCKLSPDNVTSSKDKKHSQREIDSQFQGDNIFPSEIEHSIQLDTKCATNNCTSSKAKDCGNTSQSACCKKVYAYEWPSNEITSENFEQNKRQALKILNLKSKNSNLSENNQKDKQKCSASEKANNSLDNDYTINSIKEKSSKRISNIENLGYHPSDTCITDTVVRGLSEKSMCLSKPELLGTNNFADRICISLFTEGQKNCEANHTEETCFNEIHVNQLKEKVPCEQEGQKYKSATETAFKNATESSARKKQEPDKVLKKLTDNTNNYVETSKNSDSLDLESTDFVFNLNLQRSSLIEMELMNTEHCKEKFEELQTLPTKNNDLTDHEKVNHTVLLTSVPISLGNMGNTEINKQFENISSNASSDSFCSHVPEIFGQDLEMKSDNAHSLDICGENVLEECKKGLSVWHKPCNHGNISEENVYYYLQTRLDWDNLFGKTGSNVNLSKNPTLKTNKDNSLYREKSGEEKGTELLNTFPCPDLQITITNIVQSKLETKMEKCTTKSSAPKKCIKWSRGGKKKKYAKGQQNSKQYHKKKELNIRSSPQISSLSKGRYKKPEQSEKHIKNILSALDNTEALLCKTKCPSQKIIGAMFQLRKARKSVQSLKTVTKAGRKTPGSVFSKGENILPNGILVLDSFETSDCSTDISFSSDCAKNKAIKTVSEKNAISDTTEIKSIEPLSTEPFICNKKRFAGEGLFENRQEKIQENIITAMENKRTLSSDTNSCRSKTDGNQFNPMTRKELTVCQKRQTNDDKTFKSHVKMSTVKIATAIQPTFESAAKINVFGSDIVSAPCPNLKKVSNDKETVEISALQEENMILSAGKCHASLASWPLTEENLKAKTSVENHSNRSLSLKTNNSSNKNIGINCFEIPAGSSSRQKQKLDSHCKQAFSESEHSCLNTFSQTTEQEIYTAENRHCKPSSKSVEHQGNTNKIPSSDDLLSPISFEDNTLCQSSHHCVLQKLVEENVKERELSETMIDSATERLDIIHDTPLKSLNNLDLRQKNLKQINDTILRESTCRQTSSGSASNYDQFHFNSPLTAVYHVMPDKTNQPFTSTKAKQKEHYFSSMSSDHCSDFRNHIELSKVGISLKSCDFSSKISEILQKADKTSSLNILHEQVSYCKSALPLFITAFEKKQGCSFEHALISREILGSSNGNMQASQKLKPCAIEALVELQIIMETMEFIENKKRFLKGEPTFRSLLWYDDSLHSELFGGHSGYQQQSNLYPAFQMRLKYNALNELQIYHKQLMEAFENTIAENNSYYCLLKFRREIEECESVMKQISNLSDFFLSVPFTCGANFGDSIEDLENSRKSTMDLINISKSLPGMNLSAEKDNHLWIIIEIIGKKTEFVKTCTNEEFNLKTSLFGLEHVFFDAAKNLVWRERNTSLNNNSKNTKEVLQIYEIAVAKLFDIYERMMEDSGCGNDVNRTFGGYTEKCAEESCNCKDVCSQDSADCFIGKSLTLQDSCNISEILDEAQSADIERLQQLMGKCIVQMEMLKKYFQILQEEDITILITQENILNFMKTGGINPVILKPEAVEVYTELAMMYETIFFLKNSIAKQGDNPRFRSLLWFDLSLLPELFQCQEKMAFLSYRKEKLLETVEASVFELQEELNIIYDYTEALNCSYAVHILTREFAEFSETRKMLGTSKSPVSMCVDLVPYAIALNYGSTVSELDCNYNQFSLLLKKLMLSKKKDLGKMAHVMKVMKTIAHMKFVCSEQGKSPLPVVIHQMLKNWRKTCRLKRQLVGTRLDHSDQNLQASQTLNKRPFNVTLEDEPSPSEEKIDVSHNKKKKVDASLMTTSKIDEKEANRNMSYYDWHPSVSKDYGIVLWKQHLVWLKRPIREWQSLPH; translated from the exons GTTCTTTTAGGAAAAGTTAAAAAGGTTCAACCACCTAAAGGCCAAAAGAAAATTTTACTGGATCCAACTCCAAACTTCAATTGCCATATGTCTAGAATTCATCCTTCACTTAACGATTCTTTGGAGGATCAGGCTACTAGGTCTTTG ATATATTTTTATGAATATAATGAACATTCAAAACCTGTGGATAAGCCTAGGCAATGTCTTCCATATGCTGTAATACATGTAAACTCTGTTAATCAGAAGGGAGGGGCTGATTCCTTCCTAACATCTTTGAAGTGCAAACTTAAAAGATTACCCAAGCACACTG GAGGAGTTATCCCTCTGGAAAACTGTACACGTGTGACAAGGATAGGTAAAAGCCAACTCATCTACGAACATTTCAGAAAACCATTAGAAACGTATGTATCTGGagaagtttcttctttttctaaaagCCTACAGAACTGGAATGATTCTGAAGACAACAATCActgtgaaaaaaagaaacacaagccAGCTACAAGATGGGATTTAACACAAACGAAAGCAAATATTCCATGTAAATCTGGTATGGAAGCCAGTAGAAGTATCAGAGGTGAACATGTGGGGGATAATAACActagtttaaaaataaatccgGAAGATTTTTCTGACTGGGAAATTGGCTCGAGTACTGTAACTACTTCAAGGTTAATTAAAGATCCAAGATTAACAAGAAGAGAACAGAATGTGTTAAAGCAAAATGAAGAACTTACTATGAAACCATCTTTTTGTAATGACACCAGTATAAGCACATGCAAACTAAGTCCTGACAATGTAACATCTAGCAAAGACAAGAAGCACAGTCAAAGGGAAATAGATAGCCAGTTTCAAGGGGATAATATTTTTCCTTCTGAAATAGAGCATTCTATTCAACTTGACACCAAATGTGCTACAAACAATTGTACTTCATCAAAAGCAAAGGATTGTGGTAATACTTCTCAGTCTGCCTGCTGTAAAAAAGTGTATGCTTATGAATGGCCTTCAAATGAAATCACATCAGAGAATTTTGAACAAAATAAGCGTCAAGCTctgaaaattttaaatctaaaatctaaaaattccAACTTGTctgaaaacaatcaaaaagaTAAGCAAAAATGTTCAGCATCTGAAAAAGCAAATAACTCCCTAGATAATGATTATACAATAAACAGTATCAAAGAAAAATCTTCCAAAAGAATTAGCAATATAGAAAACCTCGGGTATCATCCTTCTGATACCTGTATAACTGATACTGTTGTAAGAGGCCTTAGTGAAAAAAGTATGTGTCTTTCCAAGCCAGAATTGTTAGGCACAAATAATTTTGCGGATAGGATATGTATTTCCTTATTTACTGAAGGACAAAAAAACTGTGAAGCAAACCACACAGAGGAAACATGCTTTAATGAAATACATGTAAACCAATTAAAGGAGAAGGTTCCATGTGAACAAGAAGGCCAAAAATATAAATCTGCAACAGAAACTGCGTTTAAAAATGCAACAGAAAGCTCtgcaagaaaaaagcaagaacCTGATAAGGTTTTGAAGAAATTGACAGATAATACCAACAATTATGTAGAAACATCAAAAAATTCAGATAGTTTAGATTTAGAAAGCAcagattttgtttttaacttgAATCTTCAAAGAAGCTCATTAATAGAAATGGAGCTAATGAACACAGAACATTGCAAAGAGAAGTTTGAAGAATTGCAAACATTGCCTACTAAAAATAATGACTTGACAGATCATGAGAAAGTAAATCACACAGTGTTACTCACATCAGTTCCTATATCTTTGGGGAATATGGGAAATACAGAAATCAACAAACAGTTTGAAAATATATCTTCAAATGCCAGTTCTGATAGCTTTTGTAGTCACGTTCCTGAAATATTTGGGCAAGATTTAGAGATGAAAAGTGATAATGCCCACAGCTTAGACATTTGTGGTGAAAATGTACTAGAAGAGTGTAAGAAAGGTCTCTCAGTGTGGCACAAGCCATGTAATCATGGAAATATTAGTGAAGAGAATGTCTATTATTATTTACAAACACGTTTAGATTGGGATAATCTGTTTGGCAAAACTGGCTCAAACGTAAACCTTTCAAAAAATCCAACTTTGAAGACGAATAAAGATAATTCTTTATATAGGGAGAAATCTGGGGAGGAAAAAGGAACTGAGTTATTGAATACATTTCCATGCCCTGATTTACAAATTACAATAACCAATATAGTTCAGTCAAAATTAGAAACTAAAATGGAAAAATGTACAACTAAATCTTCAGCACCCAAAAAATGTATTAAGTGgtcaagagggggaaaaaagaaaaaatacgcaaAGGGACAGCAAAATTCCAAACAGTATCACAAAAAGAAAGAACTCAACATACGGTCTTCACCCCAGATTTCTTCACTATCCAAGGGACGGTATAAAAAACCTGAGCAGTctgaaaaacacattaaaaatattttaagtgccCTTGACAACACTGAAGCATTGCTATGCAAAACCAAATGCCCATCTCAAAAAATAATTGGTGCAATGTTTCAGCTAAGAAAAGCTCGAAAAAGTGTTCAGAGTTTAAAAACAGTGACAAAAGCTGGAAGAAAAACTCCAGGTAGTGTATTCTCCAAAGGAGAAAACATTTTACCGAATGGTATCTTAGTGTTAGATTCTTTTGAAACATCAGATTGCAGTACAGATATATCTTTTAGCAGCGATTGTGcgaaaaataaagcaataaaaacagtcTCTGAAAAAAATGCTATCTCAGATACTACAGAAATTAAAAGCATAGAGCCACTTAGCACTGAGCCTTTCATATGCAACAAGAAGAGATTTGCTGGGGAAGGCCTTTTTGAAAATAGACAAGAAAAGATTCAAGAGAATATAATTACAGCCATGGAAAACAAGCGCACTTTGAGTTCTGACACGAATAGCTGTAGAAGCAAAACAGATGGAAATCAGTTTAACCCTATGACAAGAAAGGAATTAACTGTCTGTCAAAAAAGGCAAACAAATGATGATAAAACGTTCAAATCTCATGTAAAGATGAGTACTGTTAAAATTGCTACAGCAATTCAACCAACTTTTGAATCTGCTGCAAAAATAAATGTGTTTGGGTCAGATATTGTTTCTGCACCTTGTCCCAATTTGAAAAAAGTAAGCAATGACAAAGAAACTGTGGAAATATCTGCATTACAGGAAGAAAACATGATTTTGAGTGCTGGAAAGTGTCATGCTTCATTGGCAAGTTGGCCTTTAACAGAAGAGAACCTTAAGGCTAAAACCTCTGTGGAAAACCATAGCAACAGGTCATtgtcattaaaaacaaacaattcatcaaacaaaaatataGGTATAAATTGCTTTGAAATCCCAGCAGGATCCTCCAGTAGACAGAAGCAAAAACTAGATTCTCATTGTAAACAGGCTTTTTCAGAATCAGAACATTCCTGCCTTAATACATTTAGTCAAACAACTGAACAGGAAATATATACTGCAGAGAATAGGCATTGTAAACCATCGAGCAAGTCAGTTGAACACCAAGGAAATACTAACAAAATACCATCTAGTGATGATCTGCTATCTCCTATATCCTTCGAAGATAATACTTTATGCCAATCATCTCATCATTGTGTACTACAGAAACTTGTAGAGGAAAATGTAAAGGAAAGAGAACTATCAGAAACCATGATTGACTCTGCAACTGAAAGACTAGATATAATCCATGACACTCCTCTGAAGTCattaaataatttagatttaAGGCAGAAAAACTTGAAACAAATAAATGATACCATACTTAGGGAATCCACATGCAGACAGACTTCCTCAGGCAGTGCTTCTAACTATGACCAGTTTCATTTTAATTCTCCACTAACTGCAGTTTATCATGTCATGCCTGATAAAACAAACCAACCCTTCACTAGCACCAAGGCCAAGCAAAAAGAACACTATTTTTCAAGCATGTCTTCTGATCATTGCAGCGATTTCAGGAATCACATTGAACTTTCCAAAGTAGGAATCAGTTTAAAATCCTGTGATTTCAGCTCTAAAATATCAGAGATCTTACAAAAGGCAGATAAAACTTCATCTCTGAATATACTGCACGAACAGGTTTCATATTGCAAAAGTGCTCTTCCTTTGTTCATTAcggcttttgaaaaaaagcaaggTTGTTCTTTTGAGCATGCTTTGATTTCTAGGGAAATACTTGGAAGCTCTAATGGAAATATGCAAGCGAGTCAGAAACTAAAACCTTGTGCTATAGAAGCATTAGTTGAGCTGCAAATTATAATGGAAACGATGGAGTTTATAGAGAATaagaaaaggtttttaaaaggtgAGCCAACTTTCCGAAGTTTGCTTTGGTATGATGATTCACTGCATAGTGAACTGTTTGGTGGGCATTCAGGTTATCAACAGCAATcaaatttatatcctgcttttcagATGAGATTAAAATACAATGCCCTTAATGAATTACAAATCTACCACAAGCAGTTAATGGAAGCTTTTGAAAACACTATAGCTGAGAATAATTCTTATTATTGCCTGTTGAAATTTAGGCGAGAAATAGAGGAATGTGAATCAGTAATGAAACAGATTTCCaatttatctgatttttttttatctgtgcCTTTCACTTGTGGAGCTAACTTTGGAGATTCTATAGAAGACCTAGAAAATTCAAGAAAAAGTacaatggatttaataaatatatcTAAAAGCCTTCCAGGCATGAATTTGAGTGCTGAAAAAGATAATCATCTCTGGATTATTATTGAGATTATTGGTAAAAAaacagaatttgtaaaaacgtgtaCCAATGAAGAGTTTAATCTTAAAACTTCATTATTTGGTCTGGAACATGTATTTTTTGATGCTGCTAAAAATCTTGTTTGGCGAGAAAGAAATACATCTTTAAATAACAATTCAAAGAATACGAAAGAAGTGCTCCAAATATATGAAATTGCTGTGGCTAAGCTCTTTGATATTTATGAGCGTATGATGGAAGATTCTGGATGTGGAAATGATGTTAATAGAACTTTTGGAGGATATACTGAGAAATGTGCAGAAGAATCTTGTAACTGTAAAGATGTTTGCTCTCAAGACAGTGCAGATTGCTTCATTGGAAAATCTCTAACTTTACAAGATAGTTGTAATATAAGTGAAATCTTGGATGAAGCACAGTCTGCCGATATTGAAAGACTGCAACAGCTCATGGGCAAATGTATAGTGCAGATGGAAATGCTGAAAAAGTATTTTCAGATTTTACAAGAAGAGGATATAACCATATTGATAACCCAAGAAAATATATTGAACTTCATGAAGACTGGAGGAATTAATCCTGTCATCCTGAAGCCGGAAGCTGTTGAAGTATATACTGAATTGGCAATGATGtatgaaactatttttttccttaaaaactcAATAGCGAAACAAGGAGATAATCCGCGATTTCGTAGTTTACTGTGGTTTGATTTATCACTTCTACCTGAACTTTTCCAGTGCCAAGAAAAAATGGCTTTCCTGTCTTATCGGAAAGAAAAGCTTTTAGAAACAGTGGAGGCTTCCGTCTTTGAACTTCAGGAGGAGTTGAACATTATTTATGACTATACAGAAGCCTTAAATTGCTCATATGCGGTTCATATTCTCACAAGAGAATTTGCGGAATTTTCAGAAACAAGAAAAATGTTGGGAACATCCAAGTCTCCTGTCTCCATGTGTGTAGATTTGGTGCCATATGCTATTGCTTTAAATTATGGAAGTACCGTTTCTGAATTAGACTGTAACTATAACCAGTTTTCTTTACTTCTTAAGAAATTGATGTTGTCCAAAAAGAAGGATTTAGGAAAAATGGCTCACGTTATGAAGGTGATGAAAACCATTGCACATATGAAGTTTGTCTGTTCTGAACAGGGGAAATCACCTCTTCCTGTGGTTATACATCAAATGCTTAAAAACTGGAGAAAAACTTGTCGGTTGAAACGGCAGCTTGTAGGAACACGGTTGGATCACAGTGACCAAAATCTTCAGGCTTCCCAAACCCTAAATAAAAGACCATTTAATGTAACTTTAGAAGACGAGCCCAGCCCATCAgaagaaaagattgatgtctcacataacaaaaagaaaaag GTAGATGCTTCATTGATGACAACTTCCAAGATAGATGAAAAAGAAGCCAACAGAAACATGAG